In the genome of Aedes aegypti strain LVP_AGWG chromosome 2, AaegL5.0 Primary Assembly, whole genome shotgun sequence, the window tgtgtttcacCTCTCGGAATACTCAAGTGGGCTGATCATACAGCGGGAATGCCTGAGAATAGATATTGGaactctagttgagatactcaTAGATATTAATGGTTATATGAAACGTTGCAAACACACGACCTTTAAGAAGTAAATAGGCGCGTACGGTTGTTCTAGCAGTTGATGAAATTAGCgggaatatcaacgaaaattgaGCTCTGGAATGCGATAAGCGTGAAGCTGACTTATTTTTCAAATGACTAACGCAAAAGATACACAGATGTTTGCAAaagtttataaattttattggttttcaaaaatgttgccaataacggatccattttgttgccaaaatcggagggtgccaaaaatggagcatgccaaaaacggaatcccactgtactacTACAAactaacatttttaaaattttaagacATTAAAGtcatcacgtatggcgaaatatgGAACcgctatgtccataactggtacacttaccctagtcCCTTGAGAGACCTTTTATGACAACTTTGaataaacgttcagttttgtcgtcataagtaaaaaaaatgtgcttcttctccccgagatgtttgagaaaaagtttgcgatctttaagagtttccggcaatacGCGACAGTCTTCATTCGTTATGATTTTGAatgaaaccttgattcccctaagggatggtacacaaattatgtcacgctaaatattgacattttcgacccccccccccccttcgtcACGTCCTTCGAAAATGTTGTAAGGCtcgtcacgcttggcttgaccccctcccccccttgggccgtgacgtaatttgtgcatgacccctaatggagttcaagatctcctgcctaaatcccccaaattctgaacaactgaccacgataggcggcactctttgcttcctcacttgaatcaaagagcctgggctagggCTGCTACGATTTGGTGTTCGAAAATTTGGTCAAGAGCATTGAACTGATagttcatttcgatgcaattatccatttcacacgcaaacaaatttagttctataatctaccgaatccatggtagatttaagaactgcaccaacaattttcaaccgactacaaaaatctgttaagtttactataatctggtgaaaatcactgagcagtgcaatGAATTTGACTACAtacatgtccatagtagcatccactacacagcattgtatttcaatccgtgacacccaccgtacaacatagtgtggtcaaaagtatgatgctaaacttctcaaatcaagaatgtttctagtcaaaaatactacaactctggttaaatcaacagaagaaattttcttgtgtagtgatgttgactatgttttggtagagttaacagattaatgtagtcggttgaaaatcgttggtgcagttcttaattttaccatggattcagtagtttctacaataaaattcatttcagtgcacccttggaagaaagcgcgcattccagagaaacgtcctttcatccattcttgccacgtttgatgacagttttaaaccccGCTTTTTCGAAAGAAAAAAAGTTGTGAATTAAGAGATTCACCCTTTCTATTGTTCGGATTATATTCAGTGAATGAACGAAATTAGAAGTTACTTTCCAAGAAGGTGTGCAAGAAGTATTACCACTACTAGCtatcgctaacgggtccaacgaaaatcgaaggcacgggccCAAACAAGGATCGAATAGGGataaatagtagaaaaaatagaactgaaaagtactgtatGTATAAGCagtgaaaagtactgttttattgctaaaaaatatgctgCCGGTGAGAGGATAACAtaaataattgaactaaattatTGAATAATATCTTTGTCACATCATATATTTtagttgatttaaaattgattCGTTTGTTTCTTAATTTGTTGATAAAAGAAAGACGTTTCTCACATTTAATATGTAGATCAATATTAACACCCACTTAACATACTTAAACGTGCCATGAGCCGCCATTGAAGTATGTACCCATTGGATTTGTACGGCTCATAGTTATGTCTTCCTGATTACAAAGAGCTGTGAATTAACGCTTATTAGTCGCATGCCGCCACTTCGAATTATTTCAAGTGCTTCCTTCATGCAGTTACATATTCTTTTGAGTATAAAACAAGATGCAGTTAATACAGCTCGGTATAACAGTGACGATAGCTGTAGAGTTAGTACCGAAGATCATCGAATTCTCATCCAGTTAACATAAGCTTACCTAATGGCAAAAATAGTTTACTTCTCACTGGCCCTCTTGGTGACCATCACTTCTGGCCAAGTGGTTCAGTTGGACGATAGCTACATGAATCGAGTAGTCGGCGGTCAAGAAGCCGCCGACTGGTCTGTTCCATATCAAGTTTCGTTACAACTGAAAGGTTACGGCCATGTATGTGGTGGATCTATAATAGGCGAACGGTGGATTCTAACGGCTGCACACTGCGTTGAAGGGTAAGATCACGAATAGTTATATTACGTATGCATTATAAGGATATCCTTATGATCGATACTTTCCTGTAGGGAAACCCCAGGTCAACTTAACGTGCTCGCTGGAACCAACAGTTTGAAGGAAGGCGGAGAACTACATGAAACGGATAAATTCATTCGGCACAAATATTACAATCAACCGCAATTCCACAACGACGTGGCCTTGATACGCCTGAAGTCTAAGCTACAGTTTTCCGCCAAAGTAAAGCCAATAGTATACTGGGAGAAAGAGGTCGGTGCTAACCAGTCGGTAGTTCTAACCGGGTGGGGTAGAACTTCGGCCGGAGGACCCGTTCCAACAAAACTTCAGACGCTAGATCTCAAAACGATCAGCAACGAAGAATGCAAGCAGAAATCGTCGGGCAATTCGAATAATGTTGGTATTGGTCATATTTGCACTCTTACAAAAAGCGGAGAAGGGGCTTGTAACGTGAGTTGTCGAATTATCTCTTGATTCAAGAACTAGGATTGCTTAAACTATGACTTATTACAGGGAGATTCCGGTGGACCGCTGACCTTGGATGGAAAGCTAGTTGGTTTGGTAAACTTTGGTGTTCCATGCGCATTCGGATTCCCAGATGCCTATGCACGTGTGTCTTATTTCCACGAGTGGGTTCGAACAACAGTGGCCGAGAATTCGTCATAAGAAACAGAAGCAAATGTGATCCCAACCCAAATGTCAACGGATAACCATAAaataaaattcacaaatttgccGTCATAATtccgaattgttttttttttatatgagacatgtaaaatataagctaataatataataacacaAACAAGCCccttaattaaaaatcaataaagtgccagattttgatttttatacatttataatCAGCACTGTTGAATGGCATGAATATAACGCGACTTTCACAAATGACTATTGTGAATATCTCTCTGCCCCGTGGAAAATCTCTGTTTCCGTTACCAATTCTGAACCACCATTTGTTTGTCATACTAGCAAATGCCATATGGGATAGGCAAATTTTTAgttacagataatttccagaatcggctataatgtggccactctatcaaggagttttaagaaaaacgcatcagcgtaaaccttctgatagcatagcatagcatagcatagactgatgTGCAGTcaatagttgctactccgtgattgatcggaactggtaagaattgtactacgatccaaatgaataagggatgggagtttccgcttactctcgaagtgcaattttagcagatctaatattattgatcaataacggcgccggccaagtccttacagtcagttgggatggggaaggaatgttagggtgtaatgattgttgcttctagagaccgagaatacctctgcatctccacaatcaccacgggaagggtgtttattagtgagggaggaaaagatctgggagtcacctctggtcggtgatgcaatccatggacaagggggggaatatacgacttatatttaaagctagttttgtatttttgtctcgagaagtttttggaaaaaatacgtcaacatctataatgtcgaacaattcaaaagacgtttttattaataacgaaaactgaaaattacatgtatatattttaaattatatgaaacaggaataatgccgacacttgtagtgacgaaccataatagtttgtttgaaaattacatatgagtattactgtgcattttgtcttgatatggtagaagttttagaaaatacgtcaacatatTGTGAACAattcgaacaattcaaaagataatttttaataatgtcaaaaagagaaaaatgtatgtatattgaaattgtatacgAAAAAAGCATGatgccgacacatatagtgacgaaccatacaaagtttgttttaatataacataaaagttacgctttcaagaaaaaatgtgttatcataagcatgaaacgaactcaccagttggtaatccattcttgactgaacacaaaactgacactgacagcaaaacttcttggcgttccgaaaacaaaccgtcttgcttgggccttcccaaatacctacccagcaagacgctccaaaacaggagaaacaaaattctccggcgacgaaagtGTAGGGTTTTCCCCTTGAATGCAGCCCTGATAAAATATAGAAGTGAACTCCTAAATAGGGCCCTGGGTGGATTGACAGGGAGACGGGAGAATGTGTATCGTGCCGGTGAGAAACGGATGTGGGAAATCGTTGTGCATATTTTGAACAGTGAAATAAAGTGATAATTGTTGCAGATATTGAGTGTTTCATTCCTACAAACCTGGCGACGAGGATAAACTATCGAGGTGAGCTCAAGTTTTTGCTATAAAGTTGTAAATATCGATTGTTTGTGATTTCTCTATGACTTGGAAAAGCAAATGGTGGCGTGAGTATCAGAATCGTAACGGGGGGAAAACGATGCTTGTGGTATAATATAATAGTATTAGTGAGATCTGAACTATTTCCTTGTGGGTGTAGAAGTGACAAGATGGAAAAGGGTAACCATTGAAATAGTATTTCAAACACGGAAAAgagaaactttttgtttttttttttgtttttaattacttgctgaattatgagaaaaaaaaatttacgatgATGTGGCAAGTATTCTTCGAGCGTAAACATTGTTTGGTACGGTAAATTGGGGTGGAATCTtaagcattgagaaaatatTAACGGATTGTTCCCGGAATTATCATGTGTGTGTTTCACGActgtataaaaatgaatattgacTATTTATAGATACCTAATGTATGGATTACATttcgaaatatttcaatatggATTATTCACTTATAATTAGAATTCATTAGAAAACAAATGAACATGGATTGTTTGTGGACATATTCTGTATGGATTACAGTTCAAGGAAAGGCATAACTAACCTGAATTAACCGGACATTGACTGTTCATGGAAACTTAATGTATGGATTACATTTTTGAGATAGTTGAATATGGATTATTCAGTTAAAGCTTATGTATGGATTACTCTTATGGACATTTCCTGTATGGATTACAGTTTAAGAAAGGACATCACTCAACTGAATATGGATTATTCAGAACAGTACCCTATATGGATTATAGGATGTAAACGCTATGTTTACGGTTACCAAATATTGAGCATGGATTGTTCATTAAGTAATTGATAGTTACTGTATGGATTACAGAATTCAAACAAGGTATGTTTATGGAGTACTTAGTTTAGCATGGATTGCTACAGCTTTTGTGTGGATCACATAACTGAAATCTCAAGTACTTTGTATTTAGTTAAATAAAtgagaaaaacaaaaagaaggaaaacaaaagaaaaaatgttcaatttcaaatcatttgattcaagtTCTGAAAGTATATGACAGTGCTATGGTGTTTTCTCTTTTGTTAATGTCTTTAGATGGAAGATAGTCGTCCAGTTCCTCCGTTCCGATGCGACGACATTGAGAAAAACAGGCTGCACAAAGAGTGGAGAATTTGGAAAGGGGCATTAGAATGCTATTTTGACGCGTATGATGTGATAGATCAGAAAAGCAATGGTACGACGTCGCGATAAACGCTCTGGATGGGTTCTTTCAACCTTGCAAGCAGGATTGCCTTGAGCGACACAGATTGAGAAACATGAAACAAAAGCAGGGCGAAAGGTGAAGTTGTTTTAAAATGACGATTGAACGTAAAATactaattaaataaataaaaatttaggtTTGCTGACTTTGTGCTCCGCCTTCGTCAACAAGCTTGTTACTGTGGGTTCGACAAATATCCAGAAGAAACAAGAGATGTTCTTACGGAAATTTTTCTGACTGATGTCATCATAGAAGGCTGTTTGTCTTCCGAGCTTCGTCGTCGCATTCTCCAACAGGATCGATCTTTGGTTGAGATCGAAGCTCTTGGTGCAGCTCTAGAAGGTGTCGAAAATCAAATACAAGATTTTGGAGATAAGTCAGGGAATCAAACCAGTGGTGATCATTAGGTCCTTGAAATCAACAGCAAACCGATGGTCGCATTCGGCAAGCGTTTTGATCAACAATCGAAGAAGTTTTCAGCGAAAAGAAAGTTTCCATTCAACCAAAGCGAACTTGGTTGTGTTAATTGTGGCCATCGAGATCATCAAACTCACGACACAGCGTGTCCGGCAAGAGGTAAGCTCTGCTATACCTGCAAGCGAGTCGGTCATTTCGGATCACGatgccgattccggaaattcaAAGAGAAGAATACGATTCCTAGTAAAGTGCGAATGATTGAGCCACAACAATCTCCGTCAACTCCAGACGCATCCGGAGACACAGGTGTAGGAAAAACGTACTATGCCTTTTACTCAGGAAACGAAACAAACGTAATCGAATGCGCTATCGGTGGAGTGAAATTAGATTTGCTGATTGATTCTGGATCAGATGCGAGTCTTATTACAGACGAAACATGGGAATTGTTGAAGCAAGCGAAGGTGGTTGTCCATCAGAGCACCAATGGAAGCTCCAAAGTTCTGAAAGGTTATGCAAGTGATCGTCCATtgccaataataggaacatTTGTGGCCGAGATAATAGCCGGCGAGCGTTCAGCACGAGCATTGTTTTACGTCATCAAGGGTGGTCAACGTTGCCTTCTTGGCGATCAAACTTCCAAGGATCTTGGTATTTTGAAGGTTGGATTGGACATTCAAAACGTTGCAGCTCAAATCATACCGTTCTTGAAAATAAAGGCCATTCAAGTTCAAGTACATGTTGATCCGGCTGCAAAGCCTGTGTTTCAGCCGCTAAGAAGGGTACCCATTCCACTGGA includes:
- the LOC5574352 gene encoding chymotrypsin-2; protein product: MAKIVYFSLALLVTITSGQVVQLDDSYMNRVVGGQEAADWSVPYQVSLQLKGYGHVCGGSIIGERWILTAAHCVEGETPGQLNVLAGTNSLKEGGELHETDKFIRHKYYNQPQFHNDVALIRLKSKLQFSAKVKPIVYWEKEVGANQSVVLTGWGRTSAGGPVPTKLQTLDLKTISNEECKQKSSGNSNNVGIGHICTLTKSGEGACNGDSGGPLTLDGKLVGLVNFGVPCAFGFPDAYARVSYFHEWVRTTVAENSS